In Gemmatimonadota bacterium, the DNA window GAGGAGGATCGCTTTCGAGGAGATCGGCGCGGTCACCAATCCCGCATGGTCGCCGGACGGCCGGTATCTGGCCTTCTCCGGCTCGGTGGGCGGGATCACCGACCTCTTTCTCTACGACCTCGACTCCGACGAGACGATCCAGCTCACGAATGACAAGTACGCCGACCTGCAGCCCGCGTGGGCACCGGACGGTCGGACGATCGCGTTCACGAGTGACCGCGGTCCAGAGACGAACTTCGAGCGGCTCACCTACAGCGCGTTCCAGCTCGCCACGATCGATATCGCGACCAACCAGGTTCGCGTCATCCCGGTCTTCGGCAACGTGAAGCACATCAACCCGCAGTACGGCGCGGACAACGACAAGCTGTACTTCCTGTCCGACCAGGATGGGGTGACGGACGTGTACGAGCTCAGTTTCCAGAGCGGAGACGTGCGTAGGATCACGAACCTGGCGACCGCGGTCAGCGGGCACACGTATCTGTCGCCCGCGATGACTGTGGCCGACGACGGAACGGTAGCGTACACGGTCTTCGACGAGCTGGAGTTCCACATCTATACAAAGCAGATCGCCGACGACGCCCCGTTGGTCGAGATCGTCGACAACGCACGGGATCAGCCGGGCCGCAAGCTCCCGCCGGCCAATCCGGACCGCTTCAGCCGGATCGCGACCTACCTCGCGGACTCGGAGACGGGGCTGCTGCCCTCCAACACGTGGACGGACGCGGATACTGAGGAGTACAAATCCGAGCTGTCATTGGACTTCGTGGGACAGCCCTCCATCGGCGTCGGCACCGGCAACTTCGGCAGCTACATCGGTGGCGGCGCTTCGGCGTACTTCAGCGACATGCTGGGGAACCATGTGCTCGGTGTCTCGGCGCAGGCCCAGGGCACCTTCAAGGACATCGGAGGACAAGCGTTCTACACCGACCTGTCCAACCGGTGGAACTGGGGCGTGGGCGCGGGTCATATTCCGTATTTATTCGGCTTTTACGACTTCGGAGAGGACGAACGAGGCTTCTACTCGGGGCTGGTCCGCTACCGGATCATCCAGTCTTCGCTGAACGGCCAGGTCGCCTACCCGTTTTCGTCGACGCAGCGGTTCGAAATGTCGGTGGGACTGACGCGGATCGGCTACGACATCGAAGTGGACAAGTTCTACACGGACGGGTTCGGGCGAATCTTCGACTTCAAGCGTGAGGGTCAGGACGAGCTATGCCGGTTCCCCGGTGATCGCTTGTGCTCACCGGAAGCGATCAACATGGCGACGGCATCCGTGGCGCTCGTGGGTGACAACGCCTTTTTTGGGTTCGTATCCCCGGTCCGCGGCGGCCGATATCGGTTCTCAGTGGAACAGACGGAAGGCACGCTAGGGTTCACGACTGTCGTCGGGGACTGGCGCCGGTACTTCTCGCCAACGAGGAATCTCACGGTCGGCGTTCGCGCTCTACACTACGGTCGGTACGGTCTCACACTCGAAGAGAACTCCACGTCGGTAGGGACGATTAGTCAGTTCAGCCAGCAGAATCTCCGGATCCAGCCTCTGTTCCTCGGTTACGAGACGTTCATCCGTGGCTACGCCTTCGAGAGCTTCGGGGCGGGGGAGTGCGTTCCCACGGAAGATGACTCGTGCCCAAGCTTCAATCGTCTGTTCGGACAGCGTCTGGCCGTCGGTAGTCTCGAGCTCCGGGTTCCGTTCATCGGGGTCGAGCAGTACGGAATCATCAACTTCCCGTTCCTGCCGACCGAGCTCGTGCTCTTCGCCGACGGTGGCTTGGCCTGGGATCCGGACAATCCACCAACGCTCGAGTGGAGTCGCTCTTCGAGCGAGCGTGTCCCGGTCTTCTCGACCGGTATCTCCGCCAGGTTCAACGTGCTCGGTTTCATGATTCTCGAGGCGTACTACGCGTATCCCTGGCAGAGGCCGGAGAAGGGATGGCACTGGGGGTTCAACCTCGCCCCGGGCTGGTAGCGCTACGGGAGGCATCAGGGTTTAGACGCGAGGGCTCCGGGCCCTGGCGAGAGGTCTGGCAGTCGCGAGGAGTGTCGGAAAGGCGACGAGTTCTCCGTCTCAGAGGTGACCGACGGACCGCTCATGACAGCCAGGAGCTCGCCAGCCGCTAGAAGATCGAAATATTGATGTACTTCCTCGGGTTGTCCCGGAAGTCCTGAAGGAGGCTCAAGAACTGTTCGCTCGCGTTCGTGAGGCTCACGTATAGGGCGCCGTCGTTCACCAACATGGCCAGCGTTCCCTCACCACTGTCGATCTTGTCGAGCAGGGAGCGGAGCGTCCTGATCGTCCCGTCGAGCGTGGCGCTCGTCCCGTTGAGGGTCATCATGACGGAGTCGGCGCGGGCGATCGCGCTCGCGAGGTCGGGCCCCGCCTCAGCCGCTCCCTGGATGCCTTCCGCGGACGCCTGAAGCGTCTCGATGAGCGTGCTCATCGCGGAACGCTGTTCGCGCACGACGCTGGACACCTCGATCAAGAGCGCCTCGAACTCGCGGGCCCCCCCCTGCACCGAAGCCATCGTCTCGTCGTTGAGAAACGACTCGAGTTGGGTCATCACGGTGCTGGCCTGACCGCTCAGATCGTCCATCGATCCTAGGATTCCCCCTGCTCTTCCACCCACTCCCGGTAGCGTGTCACCTTCGACGTAGTAGACCGTCTGGGAAGTCGGAACAATCTCGAGGGTGCGCCCGCCGAACATCCCGGATGCACCGAGGCGCGTGGTAGAGCCCCGCGGGACCTCCCACTGGGCCTCGATCTCGAGTGAAATCGTGACCAGGCCGTCGCTCCGCATCTCGAAGCGTTGGATGCGGCCAATGATCACACCGCGCATATGGACTGGGTCGCCGCGGCGGACGCCACCCGCGTCGTCGACCACGGTGTGAAGTATGTGGCGGCCCCGAAGCGTTGCGGGAGACGTCAGCATGAACAGCACCGCGCCGAACGAGAGCAAGCCGAAGATCACGAAGATGCCCAGCCGGGCCTCGCGACCCCGCGTGACCGGGGGTACATAGTCGGCGAGCTCTTTATCGGACGGCGTCCGCCGTCCCGAAGCTTGAGGCACGTCAGTCATAAGACTCCAAGACCAGGTCGAGCGCGGCCTCGGCGGCCTCGCGGTCCACGAACGCCTGGACCACCGGGTCTTGGCAAGCCCGGAACTCGTCCGGCGTTCCACAGAAACGAATAGTGCCGCTGTCGAGCATGGCAACCCGGTCACAGATCATTAGTCCACCTTCGATGTCGTGAGTCACGAGGAGGGATGTCACTTCGAGTTCCCTCGACAGCCGCTGGATGAGACGCTCGACCGCCGCTGTGTTGATGGGGTCCAACCCTGTCGTTGGTTCGTCCCACAGTAGAACCTCCGGGCGCCCGATGATCGCCCGGGCGATGCCGACTCGCTTCTTCATGCCGCCGGAGAGCTCCGACGGAATCTTTGAGAGGATCTCCCGCGGCTCCAGATTCACGAGCTCGAGCGCCTCCCAAACCTTTGCCGCCATCTCCTTGCGCGGCAAGCGCGCTAGTACGTCCTCCGGAAGTCCCATTCCGACGTTGTCGAAGACGTTCAGCGAGTCAAAGAGGGCCGAATGCTGAAAGACGTAGCCGACTTTCTTCCGAATGACCTCTACGGCCCCGCGCCCCCCCCGGTACACCGATACTCCGTCGACCTCGACGTCCCCGATGTCGGGGATGACGAGGCCGATGGTCGTCTTGAGCAGCACGCTCTTGCCGGTACCCGAGGGTCCGAACAACGCAAACATCTCTCCGGTCTCGACGCGCATGTCGACGCCCGTAAGCACCGGCAGGTCGAACCCCTTATGGATGTTTCGATACTCGATCACGTCGCGCGCCTCTTCAATTCAGCACTCAGTTCAGCATGAACGGCGGGAACATCGCGTCGAGAATCAGAATCGTGAGCGTCATG includes these proteins:
- a CDS encoding PD40 domain-containing protein encodes the protein MKMQSSKLASIGRRTMLGAALAAAALASVPQSGSAQYFGRNKVQFDDFDFKILRTDHFDFHFYPEETEAVRDAARMGERWYERFARAFQHEFEQSKPVILYADHPDFQQTNTLSGFIGEGTGGVTESLKNRVIMPLAGSYWDTDHVLGHELVHAFQYNIAQSRRGGGIQGLMTLPLWLIEGMAEYMSVGRDDPLTAMWIRDAIRRDELPTIRQMTRERKFFPYRFGQALWAYIGGTYGDDAVIQIFRRSLRVGFEGAIEQVLGLSTDTLSVRWKDKTAEEYLPIMEGRSAPQDQGTLILAPSTGSGSTNISPAISPDGRYVAFMSEKDLFSVDLFLAEVATGRIIRKLSSANSDPHIDALRYIDSSGTWSPDSERFAYVVTADGDNQIVIVGTANGRIQRRIAFEEIGAVTNPAWSPDGRYLAFSGSVGGITDLFLYDLDSDETIQLTNDKYADLQPAWAPDGRTIAFTSDRGPETNFERLTYSAFQLATIDIATNQVRVIPVFGNVKHINPQYGADNDKLYFLSDQDGVTDVYELSFQSGDVRRITNLATAVSGHTYLSPAMTVADDGTVAYTVFDELEFHIYTKQIADDAPLVEIVDNARDQPGRKLPPANPDRFSRIATYLADSETGLLPSNTWTDADTEEYKSELSLDFVGQPSIGVGTGNFGSYIGGGASAYFSDMLGNHVLGVSAQAQGTFKDIGGQAFYTDLSNRWNWGVGAGHIPYLFGFYDFGEDERGFYSGLVRYRIIQSSLNGQVAYPFSSTQRFEMSVGLTRIGYDIEVDKFYTDGFGRIFDFKREGQDELCRFPGDRLCSPEAINMATASVALVGDNAFFGFVSPVRGGRYRFSVEQTEGTLGFTTVVGDWRRYFSPTRNLTVGVRALHYGRYGLTLEENSTSVGTISQFSQQNLRIQPLFLGYETFIRGYAFESFGAGECVPTEDDSCPSFNRLFGQRLAVGSLELRVPFIGVEQYGIINFPFLPTELVLFADGGLAWDPDNPPTLEWSRSSSERVPVFSTGISARFNVLGFMILEAYYAYPWQRPEKGWHWGFNLAPGW
- a CDS encoding ATP-binding cassette domain-containing protein, translating into MIEYRNIHKGFDLPVLTGVDMRVETGEMFALFGPSGTGKSVLLKTTIGLVIPDIGDVEVDGVSVYRGGRGAVEVIRKKVGYVFQHSALFDSLNVFDNVGMGLPEDVLARLPRKEMAAKVWEALELVNLEPREILSKIPSELSGGMKKRVGIARAIIGRPEVLLWDEPTTGLDPINTAAVERLIQRLSRELEVTSLLVTHDIEGGLMICDRVAMLDSGTIRFCGTPDEFRACQDPVVQAFVDREAAEAALDLVLESYD
- a CDS encoding MCE family protein, whose product is MTDVPQASGRRTPSDKELADYVPPVTRGREARLGIFVIFGLLSFGAVLFMLTSPATLRGRHILHTVVDDAGGVRRGDPVHMRGVIIGRIQRFEMRSDGLVTISLEIEAQWEVPRGSTTRLGASGMFGGRTLEIVPTSQTVYYVEGDTLPGVGGRAGGILGSMDDLSGQASTVMTQLESFLNDETMASVQGGAREFEALLIEVSSVVREQRSAMSTLIETLQASAEGIQGAAEAGPDLASAIARADSVMMTLNGTSATLDGTIRTLRSLLDKIDSGEGTLAMLVNDGALYVSLTNASEQFLSLLQDFRDNPRKYINISIF